A single genomic interval of Streptomyces sp. 1222.5 harbors:
- a CDS encoding tRNA (adenine-N1)-methyltransferase, translating to MSEPTGAARRRGPFKVGDQVQLTDPKGRHYTFTLEAGKNFHTHKGSFPHDELIGAPEGSVVRTTGNVAYLALRPLLPDYVLSMPRGAAVVYPKDAGQILAFADIFPGARVVEAGVGSGSLSSFLLRAIGDQGMLHSYERREDFAEIAQANVERYFGGPHPAWQLTVGDLQDNLSDTDVDRVILDMLAPWECLESVSKALVPGGILCCYVATTTQLARTVESIREIGCFNEPTAWETMIRNWHIEGLAVRPDHRMIGHTGFLLTARRLADGVEPPMRRRRPAKGAYGEDYAGPNADGGTGR from the coding sequence ATGTCCGAACCGACCGGTGCCGCCCGCAGGCGCGGGCCCTTCAAGGTCGGGGACCAGGTACAGCTGACCGACCCCAAGGGTCGCCACTACACGTTCACGCTCGAAGCCGGGAAGAACTTCCACACCCACAAGGGCTCCTTCCCGCACGACGAACTGATCGGCGCTCCCGAGGGCAGCGTTGTCCGCACCACCGGCAACGTCGCCTACCTCGCGCTGCGCCCCCTGCTCCCCGACTACGTCCTGTCCATGCCCCGCGGGGCAGCCGTCGTCTACCCCAAGGACGCGGGGCAGATCCTCGCCTTCGCCGACATCTTCCCCGGCGCACGCGTCGTCGAGGCCGGCGTCGGCTCCGGCTCGCTCAGCAGCTTCCTGCTGCGCGCCATCGGCGACCAGGGCATGCTGCACTCCTACGAGCGCCGCGAGGACTTCGCCGAGATCGCCCAGGCGAACGTGGAGCGCTACTTCGGCGGCCCGCACCCCGCCTGGCAGCTCACCGTCGGCGACCTCCAGGACAACCTGTCGGACACCGACGTCGACCGCGTCATCCTCGACATGCTCGCCCCCTGGGAATGCCTGGAGTCCGTCTCCAAGGCGCTCGTCCCCGGCGGCATCCTCTGCTGCTACGTGGCCACCACCACCCAGCTCGCCCGGACCGTCGAGTCCATCCGGGAGATCGGCTGCTTCAACGAGCCGACCGCCTGGGAGACCATGATCCGCAACTGGCACATCGAAGGCCTGGCCGTCCGCCCCGACCACCGCATGATCGGCCACACCGGCTTCCTGCTCACCGCCCGCCGCCTCGCGGACGGCGTCGAGCCCCCCATGCGCCGCCGCCGCCCCGCCAAGGGCGCCTACGGCGAGGACTACGCCGGCCCCAACGCGGACGGCGGCACCGGCCGCTGA
- a CDS encoding ferredoxin, with translation MTVQQEAPGGEALEVWIDQDLCTGDGICAQYAPEVFELDIDGLAYVKGADDELLQAGGATTPVPLPLLTDVVDSARECPGECIHVRRVSDKVEVYGPDAE, from the coding sequence ATGACCGTGCAGCAGGAGGCCCCGGGCGGCGAGGCGCTGGAGGTCTGGATCGACCAGGACCTGTGTACCGGCGACGGGATCTGTGCTCAGTACGCCCCCGAGGTGTTCGAGCTGGACATCGACGGGCTGGCCTATGTGAAGGGCGCGGACGACGAGCTGCTGCAGGCCGGCGGTGCGACGACGCCGGTGCCGCTGCCGCTGCTGACGGACGTGGTGGATTCGGCCAGGGAGTGTCCCGGTGAGTGCATCCATGTGCGCCGGGTTTCGGACAAGGTCGAGGTGTACGGGCCCGACGCGGAATAG
- the arc gene encoding proteasome ATPase: protein MAAHDDDMNRGIRPGRGSDDPAGQIAYLEQEIAVLRRKLADSPRHTRILEERIVELQTNLAGVSAQNERLANTLREARDQIVALKEEVDRLAQPPAGFGVFLQANEDGTADIFTGGRKLRVNVSPSVELDDLRRGQEVMLNEALNVVEAMEYESVGDIVTLKEILEDGERALVLGHTDEERVVRLAEPLLDVTIRPGDALLLEPRSGYVYEIVPKSEVEELVLEEVPDIGYEQIGGLGGQIEAIRDAVELPYLYPDLFREHELRPPKGVLLYGPPGCGKTLIAKAVANSLAKKVAEVTGQAAGKSFFLNIKGPELLNKYVGETERQIRLVFQRAREKASEGTPVIVFFDEMESLFRTRGSGVSSDVENTIVPQLLAEIDGVEGLQNVVVIGASNREDMIDPAILRPGRLDVKIKIERPDAEAAKDIFGKYLTERLPLHGDDLGEHGGDKATTVQSMIQTAVEQMYAESEENRFLEVTYANGDKEVLYFKDFNSGAMIENIVGRAKKMAIKDFLEKSQKGLRVSHLLQACVDEFKENEDLPNTTNPDDWARISGKKGERIVYIRTLITGKQGADTGRSIDTVANTGQYL from the coding sequence GTGGCAGCCCACGACGACGACATGAACCGCGGCATCCGCCCGGGACGAGGGTCCGACGACCCGGCCGGGCAGATCGCCTACCTTGAGCAGGAGATCGCCGTCCTGCGACGTAAGCTCGCCGACTCTCCGCGACACACGAGGATTCTCGAAGAGCGGATCGTCGAGCTGCAGACGAACCTGGCCGGCGTGTCCGCCCAGAACGAAAGACTGGCCAACACACTCCGCGAAGCCCGCGACCAGATCGTGGCCCTCAAGGAAGAAGTCGACCGGCTCGCCCAGCCACCGGCCGGCTTCGGAGTCTTCCTGCAGGCCAACGAGGACGGCACCGCCGACATCTTCACCGGCGGCCGCAAACTCCGCGTGAACGTCAGCCCCAGCGTCGAGCTCGACGACCTCCGGCGAGGCCAGGAAGTCATGCTCAACGAAGCGCTCAACGTGGTCGAGGCCATGGAGTACGAGAGCGTCGGCGACATCGTCACCCTCAAGGAGATCCTCGAGGACGGCGAACGCGCCCTCGTCCTCGGGCACACCGACGAGGAGCGGGTGGTCCGGCTCGCCGAGCCGCTGCTGGACGTCACCATCCGCCCCGGCGACGCCCTGCTCCTCGAACCGCGCTCCGGATACGTCTACGAGATCGTCCCCAAGAGCGAGGTCGAAGAACTCGTCCTCGAAGAGGTCCCCGACATCGGCTACGAGCAGATCGGCGGCCTCGGCGGACAGATCGAGGCCATCCGCGACGCGGTCGAGCTGCCGTACCTCTACCCCGACCTGTTCCGGGAGCACGAGCTGCGCCCGCCCAAGGGCGTCCTGCTCTACGGCCCCCCCGGCTGCGGCAAGACACTCATCGCCAAGGCCGTCGCGAACTCGCTGGCCAAGAAGGTCGCCGAGGTCACCGGCCAGGCCGCCGGCAAGAGCTTCTTCCTCAACATCAAGGGCCCCGAGCTCCTCAACAAGTACGTCGGCGAGACCGAGCGGCAGATCCGCCTCGTCTTCCAGCGCGCACGTGAGAAGGCCAGCGAGGGCACCCCCGTCATCGTCTTCTTCGACGAGATGGAATCCCTCTTCCGCACCCGCGGATCCGGCGTCAGCTCGGACGTGGAGAACACCATCGTCCCCCAGCTGCTCGCCGAGATCGACGGCGTGGAAGGCCTCCAGAACGTGGTCGTCATCGGCGCCTCCAACCGCGAGGACATGATCGACCCCGCCATCCTGCGCCCCGGCCGGCTCGACGTGAAGATCAAGATCGAGCGTCCCGACGCCGAGGCCGCCAAGGACATCTTCGGCAAGTACCTCACCGAACGCCTCCCCCTGCACGGCGACGACCTCGGCGAGCACGGCGGCGACAAGGCCACCACCGTCCAGAGCATGATCCAGACGGCGGTCGAGCAGATGTACGCCGAATCCGAGGAAAACCGCTTCCTGGAAGTCACCTACGCCAACGGCGACAAGGAAGTCCTCTACTTCAAGGACTTCAACTCCGGCGCCATGATCGAGAACATCGTGGGCCGCGCCAAGAAAATGGCGATCAAGGACTTCCTCGAAAAGAGCCAGAAGGGCCTCCGCGTCTCCCACCTCCTCCAGGCCTGCGTGGACGAGTTCAAGGAGAACGAGGACCTGCCCAACACCACCAACCCCGACGACTGGGCCCGGATCTCCGGAAAGAAGGGCGAACGGATCGTCTACATCCGTACCCTCATCACCGGAAAGCAGGGCGCGGACACGGGACGCTCCATCGACACGGTGGCGAACACCGGTCAGTACCTGTAA
- the dop gene encoding depupylase/deamidase Dop, which translates to MTVRRVMGIETEYGISVPGHPNANAMLTSSQIVNAYAAAMHRARRARWDFEEENPLRDARGFDLAREAADSSQLTDEDIGLANVILTNGARLYVDHAHPEYSAPEVTNPRDAVLWDKAGERIMAEAAERAAQLPGAQPIHLYKNNTDNKGASYGTHENYLMKRETPFSDIVRHLTPFFVSRQVFAGAGRVGIGQDGHEHGFQLSQRADYFEVEVGLETTLKRPIINTRDEPHADAEKYRRLHVIIGDANLSEISTYLKLGTTALVLSMIEDGFIAVDLAVDQPVRTLHQVSHDPSLKRLVTLRSGRTLTAVQLQMEYFELARKYVEERHGADADDQTKDVLSRWEDTLTRLENDPMSLAGELDWVAKRELMEGYRRRDDLDWDAARLHLVDLQYADVRAEKGLYNRLAARGRIKRLLDEAEVDKARTKPPEDTRAYFRGRCLEQYADDVAAASWDSVIFDLPGRDSLQRVPTLEPLRGTRNHVKELLDRCRTAEDLVRVLSGG; encoded by the coding sequence ATGACCGTACGGCGAGTAATGGGCATCGAGACGGAGTACGGGATCTCCGTCCCCGGCCACCCCAACGCCAATGCCATGCTCACCTCGTCCCAGATCGTCAACGCCTACGCCGCGGCGATGCACCGGGCCCGCCGGGCCCGCTGGGACTTCGAGGAGGAGAACCCGCTGCGCGACGCGCGAGGCTTCGACCTCGCCCGGGAGGCCGCCGACTCCAGCCAGCTCACCGACGAGGACATCGGCCTCGCCAACGTGATCCTCACCAACGGCGCACGCCTCTACGTGGACCACGCCCACCCCGAATACAGCGCCCCCGAGGTCACCAACCCCCGCGACGCCGTCCTCTGGGACAAGGCCGGCGAACGCATCATGGCCGAGGCCGCGGAGCGGGCCGCCCAGCTCCCCGGCGCCCAGCCCATCCACCTCTACAAGAACAACACCGACAACAAGGGCGCCTCCTACGGCACGCACGAGAACTACCTGATGAAGCGGGAGACCCCCTTCTCGGACATCGTGCGCCACCTCACGCCCTTCTTCGTCTCCCGCCAGGTCTTCGCGGGCGCCGGCCGCGTCGGCATCGGCCAGGACGGCCACGAACACGGTTTCCAGCTCAGCCAGCGCGCCGACTACTTCGAGGTCGAGGTCGGCCTGGAGACCACGCTCAAGCGCCCCATCATCAACACCCGCGACGAACCCCACGCCGACGCGGAGAAGTACCGCCGCCTGCACGTCATCATCGGCGACGCCAACCTCTCCGAGATCTCGACGTACCTCAAGCTGGGCACCACCGCCCTGGTCCTGTCCATGATCGAGGACGGCTTCATCGCCGTCGACCTGGCCGTCGACCAGCCCGTCCGCACCCTCCACCAGGTCTCCCACGACCCCTCCCTCAAGCGCCTCGTCACCCTCCGCAGCGGCCGCACGCTCACCGCCGTCCAGCTGCAGATGGAGTACTTCGAGCTCGCCCGCAAGTACGTCGAGGAACGCCACGGCGCCGACGCCGACGACCAGACCAAGGACGTCCTCAGCCGCTGGGAGGACACCCTCACCCGGCTGGAGAACGACCCCATGAGCCTCGCCGGCGAACTCGACTGGGTCGCCAAACGCGAACTCATGGAGGGCTACCGCCGCCGCGACGACCTCGACTGGGACGCCGCCCGGCTCCACCTCGTCGACCTCCAGTACGCCGACGTACGGGCCGAGAAGGGCCTCTACAACCGCCTGGCGGCCCGCGGACGCATCAAGCGGCTCCTGGACGAGGCCGAGGTCGACAAGGCCCGTACGAAGCCGCCGGAGGACACACGCGCGTACTTCCGCGGCCGCTGCCTCGAGCAGTACGCCGACGACGTCGCCGCCGCCTCCTGGGACTCGGTCATCTTCGATCTCCCCGGCCGCGACTCGCTGCAGCGCGTTCCAACCCTGGAACCGCTACGCGGAACGCGAAATCACGTCAAGGAGCTACTCGACCGCTGCCGCACCGCGGAAGACCTGGTCAGGGTCCTGTCGGGCGGCTGA
- a CDS encoding ubiquitin-like protein Pup translates to MATKDTGGGQQKATHSTEQAEEQTQEAQASEDLKERHEKLSDDVDSVLDEIDDVLEENAEDFVRSFVQKGGE, encoded by the coding sequence ATGGCAACGAAGGACACCGGCGGCGGCCAGCAGAAGGCGACGCACTCGACCGAACAGGCCGAGGAGCAGACGCAGGAAGCGCAGGCCTCGGAAGACCTCAAGGAACGGCACGAGAAGCTGTCGGACGACGTGGACTCGGTGCTGGACGAAATCGACGACGTACTCGAGGAAAATGCCGAGGACTTCGTGCGCTCCTTCGTGCAAAAAGGTGGAGAGTAA
- a CDS encoding endonuclease VII domain-containing protein: protein MADEPSTKECRKCGRDLALAAFAKDGNRRDGLQVHCRECVAEYSAAHYRRRREAIGRPVREKVAVPAGHKLCRMCGEIKPHSEWHRNATASDGLSTRCKACRAAEGRAHHLKRSYGLTEAERDALVGSQRGLCVICLNAPAVHVDHCHKTGRVRGVLCFNCNSAIGKLGDDPDAVRRAAAYLEGNSWKPILVAPGVYQLPS, encoded by the coding sequence GTGGCTGACGAACCGAGCACGAAGGAATGCCGGAAGTGCGGACGGGATCTGGCGCTCGCGGCATTCGCGAAGGACGGAAATCGGCGCGATGGCCTCCAGGTGCACTGCCGGGAGTGCGTGGCGGAGTACAGCGCTGCGCACTACCGGCGGCGCCGAGAGGCCATCGGCAGACCTGTACGGGAGAAAGTGGCGGTGCCGGCCGGTCACAAGCTGTGCCGGATGTGCGGTGAGATCAAGCCGCACAGCGAGTGGCATCGCAATGCCACTGCTTCCGACGGGTTGTCCACGCGCTGCAAGGCGTGCCGAGCCGCTGAGGGACGCGCGCATCACCTGAAGCGCAGTTACGGGCTCACCGAGGCCGAGCGGGATGCGCTGGTCGGCTCTCAGCGCGGACTCTGTGTGATCTGCCTGAACGCTCCGGCCGTACATGTGGATCACTGCCACAAGACGGGTAGGGTCCGTGGCGTACTGTGCTTCAACTGCAATTCGGCCATCGGCAAGTTGGGAGACGATCCCGACGCCGTCCGCCGGGCCGCCGCCTACCTGGAAGGAAACTCGTGGAAGCCAATACTCGTGGCACCGGGCGTCTACCAGCTGCCTTCCTGA
- the prcB gene encoding proteasome subunit beta: MEANTRGTGRLPAAFLTPGSSSFMDFLSEHQPELLPGKRQLPPTQGVLEAPHGTTIVAATFPGGVVLAGDRRATMGNVIAQRDIEKVFPADEYSAVGIAGTAGLAVEMVKLFQLELEHFEKVEGAQLSLEGKANRLSTMIRSNLGMAMQGLAVVPLFAGYDVDREKGRIFSYDVTGGRSEETNFAATGSGSIFARGAMKKLFRGDLSEEQATTLVVQALYDAADDDSATGGPDVARRIYPIITVITEDGFRRLTEDEASGVARAVLQKRLEEPDGPKAALL, encoded by the coding sequence GTGGAAGCCAATACTCGTGGCACCGGGCGTCTACCAGCTGCCTTCCTGACGCCGGGATCCTCCTCGTTCATGGACTTCCTCTCCGAGCACCAGCCCGAGCTGCTGCCGGGCAAGCGGCAGCTGCCGCCCACGCAGGGTGTGCTCGAGGCGCCGCACGGGACGACCATCGTGGCGGCGACGTTCCCCGGTGGTGTGGTCCTCGCCGGTGACCGTCGGGCCACGATGGGGAATGTGATCGCGCAGCGGGACATCGAGAAGGTGTTCCCGGCGGACGAGTACTCGGCCGTCGGTATCGCCGGCACGGCGGGTCTCGCCGTGGAGATGGTGAAGCTCTTCCAGCTGGAGCTGGAGCACTTCGAGAAGGTCGAGGGCGCCCAGCTGTCGCTGGAGGGCAAGGCCAACCGGTTGTCGACGATGATCCGGTCGAACCTGGGGATGGCCATGCAGGGTCTGGCCGTCGTCCCGTTGTTCGCCGGGTACGACGTGGACCGGGAGAAGGGCCGGATCTTCTCGTACGACGTGACGGGCGGGCGTTCCGAGGAGACCAATTTCGCGGCGACGGGTTCCGGCTCGATCTTCGCGCGGGGCGCGATGAAGAAGCTGTTCCGTGGCGACCTGTCCGAGGAGCAGGCGACCACGCTCGTGGTGCAGGCCCTCTACGACGCGGCCGACGACGACTCGGCGACCGGTGGTCCCGATGTCGCCCGCCGGATCTACCCGATCATCACGGTGATCACCGAGGACGGTTTCCGTCGGCTCACGGAGGATGAGGCCTCCGGGGTCGCGCGCGCGGTGCTCCAGAAGCGTCTGGAGGAGCCGGACGGTCCCAAGGCCGCCCTGCTCTGA
- the prcA gene encoding proteasome subunit alpha — MSTPFYVSPQQAMADRAEYARKGIARGRSLVVLQYADGIVFVGENPSRALHKFSEIYDRIGFAAAGKYNEYENLRIGGVRYADLRGYTYDRDDVTARGLANVYAQTLGTIFSSAAEKPYEVELVVAEVGETPEGDQIYRLPHDGSIVDEHGSVAVGGNAEQIGSFLDQRHREGMTLAEALKLAVQALSRDTNGSEREIPAERLEVAVLDRTRPQKRKFKRIVGRQLARLLEAGGAATEAESAEEE; from the coding sequence GTGTCGACGCCGTTCTATGTCTCACCTCAGCAGGCCATGGCCGACCGGGCGGAGTACGCCCGCAAGGGCATCGCCCGGGGCCGCAGCCTGGTCGTTCTCCAGTACGCCGACGGCATCGTGTTCGTCGGTGAGAACCCGTCCCGTGCGCTGCACAAGTTCAGCGAGATCTACGACCGGATCGGTTTCGCGGCCGCCGGGAAGTACAACGAGTACGAGAATCTGCGCATCGGTGGTGTGCGGTACGCGGACCTGCGTGGTTACACCTATGACCGGGACGACGTGACCGCGCGTGGTCTGGCGAACGTGTACGCGCAGACGCTGGGCACGATCTTCTCCTCGGCGGCCGAGAAGCCGTACGAGGTGGAGCTGGTCGTGGCGGAGGTGGGGGAGACGCCCGAGGGCGATCAGATCTACCGGCTGCCGCACGACGGTTCGATCGTGGATGAGCACGGTTCCGTGGCGGTGGGCGGCAACGCGGAGCAGATCGGCAGTTTCCTTGATCAGCGGCACCGTGAGGGGATGACTCTGGCGGAGGCTCTGAAGCTGGCCGTGCAGGCGTTGTCGCGGGACACCAACGGCAGTGAGCGGGAGATTCCCGCGGAGCGGCTGGAGGTGGCGGTGCTGGACCGTACGCGTCCGCAGAAGCGGAAGTTCAAGCGGATCGTGGGACGTCAGCTGGCGCGTCTGCTGGAGGCCGGCGGGGCGGCCACGGAGGCGGAGAGCGCCGAGGAGGAGTAG
- a CDS encoding LacI family DNA-binding transcriptional regulator produces the protein MARSSTRPTSRDVAQAAGVSQAAVSLVLGDKWRGRVSETTAERVREAARDLGYRPNLAARNLRLGHTRTVLLVVPALTTEFFAGVYTGAARVAADHGFGVVLYPSPEGIGPARDPFASAQAALDGVIASSMAADALTAIRGDQLPLVMLDSDPTGSLGAATVNLDIADGVRQVTGHLLTLGHRDVLHLAADVPSWTFDVRRQELTARIAAAPGTRLSTAHAPISIEGALTATTTALTAPGPRPTAIVCDDDKLAAGAYKALRRLGLRIPDDISVTGLDDLALATALDPELTTVRLDAELFGERGMHALLAVLDGREPDRQDIPVELVVRGSTAPPRTP, from the coding sequence GTGGCACGCAGCAGCACGCGCCCGACCAGCCGTGACGTCGCCCAGGCAGCCGGAGTCTCCCAGGCCGCCGTCTCCCTCGTCCTCGGCGACAAATGGCGCGGCCGAGTCTCCGAGACCACCGCCGAACGCGTCCGCGAAGCCGCCCGCGACCTCGGCTACCGCCCCAACCTCGCCGCCCGCAACCTCCGCCTCGGCCACACCCGCACCGTCCTCCTCGTCGTCCCCGCCCTCACCACCGAATTCTTCGCCGGCGTCTACACCGGCGCCGCACGCGTCGCCGCCGACCACGGCTTCGGCGTCGTCCTCTACCCCTCCCCCGAAGGCATCGGCCCCGCCCGCGACCCCTTCGCCTCCGCCCAGGCCGCCCTCGACGGCGTCATCGCCTCCTCCATGGCCGCCGACGCCCTCACCGCCATCCGCGGCGACCAACTCCCCCTCGTCATGCTCGACAGCGACCCCACCGGCAGCCTCGGCGCCGCCACCGTCAACCTCGACATCGCCGACGGCGTCCGCCAGGTCACCGGCCACCTCCTCACCCTCGGCCACCGCGACGTCCTCCACCTCGCCGCCGACGTCCCCTCCTGGACCTTCGACGTACGCCGACAAGAACTCACGGCCCGCATCGCCGCCGCACCCGGCACCCGCCTAAGCACCGCCCACGCCCCGATCTCCATCGAAGGCGCCCTCACCGCCACCACCACCGCACTCACCGCCCCCGGCCCCCGCCCCACCGCCATCGTCTGCGACGACGACAAACTCGCCGCCGGCGCCTACAAGGCCCTGCGCCGCCTCGGCCTGCGCATCCCCGACGACATCTCCGTCACCGGCCTCGACGACCTCGCCCTCGCCACCGCCCTCGACCCCGAACTCACCACCGTCCGACTCGACGCCGAACTCTTCGGCGAACGCGGCATGCACGCCCTCCTCGCCGTCCTGGACGGCCGCGAGCCCGACCGCCAGGACATCCCCGTCGAACTCGTCGTCCGCGGGTCCACAGCCCCGCCACGCACCCCCTGA